A stretch of Xenopus laevis strain J_2021 chromosome 8S, Xenopus_laevis_v10.1, whole genome shotgun sequence DNA encodes these proteins:
- the styx.S gene encoding serine/threonine/tyrosine-interacting protein B isoform X3, giving the protein MEDVKLQFPSLPLCKEEAEDWTYPMRREMQLSVLQKCGITHVICIRQNIEANFIKPNFQQLFRYLVLDIADNPVENIIRFFLTSKEFIDGCLQTGGKVLIHGNAGISRSAALVIAYIMETFGIKYRDAFTYVQERRFCINPNAGFVHQLQAVSNGHLMMKMNLETCRCLQPMRDNRWLVLQ; this is encoded by the exons ATGGAGGACGTGAAGTTACAGTTTCCTTCTCTGCCCCTGTGCAAGGAAGAAGCTGAG gaCTGGACCTATCCAATGAGAAGGGAAATGCAG CTCTCCGTACTTCAGAAATGTGGCATAACTCATGTCATCTGCATCAGACAAAACATTGAAGCcaattttattaaaccaaacttTCAGCAGTTATTTAG GTACTTAGTGCTGGACATTGCAGATAATCCAGTTGAAAACATAATTCGCTTTTTCCTAACG TCCAAGGAATTTATTGATGGATGTTTACAAACTGGAG GAAAGGTCCTTATCCACGGCAATGCAGGGATCTCTAGAAGCGCTGCCTTAGTAATTGCTTATATTATGGAGACATTTGGAATAAAATACAG GGATGCCTTTACATATGTCCAGGAGAGAAGATTCTGTATTAATCCCAACGCTGGATTTGTTCACCAGCTTCAG GCAGTCTCAAACGGACACTTGATGATGAAGATGAACTTGGAAACATGCAGGTGTCTGCAGCCCATGAGGGATAATAGATGGTTAGTATTGCAGTAG
- the styx.S gene encoding serine/threonine/tyrosine-interacting protein B isoform X2, with the protein MEDVKLQFPSLPLCKEEAEDWTYPMRREMQEILPGLFLGPYSAAMKSKLSVLQKCGITHVICIRQNIEANFIKPNFQQLFRYLVLDIADNPVENIIRFFLTSKEFIDGCLQTGGKVLIHGNAGISRSAALVIAYIMETFGIKYRDAFTYVQERRFCINPNAGFVHQLQAVSNGHLMMKMNLETCRCLQPMRDNRWLVLQ; encoded by the exons ATGGAGGACGTGAAGTTACAGTTTCCTTCTCTGCCCCTGTGCAAGGAAGAAGCTGAG gaCTGGACCTATCCAATGAGAAGGGAAATGCAG gaaaTTTTACCTGGCTTATTTTTGGGTCCATATTCAGCAGCAATGAAAAGCAAG CTCTCCGTACTTCAGAAATGTGGCATAACTCATGTCATCTGCATCAGACAAAACATTGAAGCcaattttattaaaccaaacttTCAGCAGTTATTTAG GTACTTAGTGCTGGACATTGCAGATAATCCAGTTGAAAACATAATTCGCTTTTTCCTAACG TCCAAGGAATTTATTGATGGATGTTTACAAACTGGAG GAAAGGTCCTTATCCACGGCAATGCAGGGATCTCTAGAAGCGCTGCCTTAGTAATTGCTTATATTATGGAGACATTTGGAATAAAATACAG GGATGCCTTTACATATGTCCAGGAGAGAAGATTCTGTATTAATCCCAACGCTGGATTTGTTCACCAGCTTCAG GCAGTCTCAAACGGACACTTGATGATGAAGATGAACTTGGAAACATGCAGGTGTCTGCAGCCCATGAGGGATAATAGATGGTTAGTATTGCAGTAG
- the styx.S gene encoding serine/threonine/tyrosine-interacting protein B isoform X1: MEDVKLQFPSLPLCKEEAEDWTYPMRREMQLSVLQKCGITHVICIRQNIEANFIKPNFQQLFRYLVLDIADNPVENIIRFFLTSKEFIDGCLQTGGKVLIHGNAGISRSAALVIAYIMETFGIKYRDAFTYVQERRFCINPNAGFVHQLQEYEAIYLAKLTIKMMSPLQLGRPLCIQSGATGSLKRTLDDEDELGNMQVSAAHEG, encoded by the exons ATGGAGGACGTGAAGTTACAGTTTCCTTCTCTGCCCCTGTGCAAGGAAGAAGCTGAG gaCTGGACCTATCCAATGAGAAGGGAAATGCAG CTCTCCGTACTTCAGAAATGTGGCATAACTCATGTCATCTGCATCAGACAAAACATTGAAGCcaattttattaaaccaaacttTCAGCAGTTATTTAG GTACTTAGTGCTGGACATTGCAGATAATCCAGTTGAAAACATAATTCGCTTTTTCCTAACG TCCAAGGAATTTATTGATGGATGTTTACAAACTGGAG GAAAGGTCCTTATCCACGGCAATGCAGGGATCTCTAGAAGCGCTGCCTTAGTAATTGCTTATATTATGGAGACATTTGGAATAAAATACAG GGATGCCTTTACATATGTCCAGGAGAGAAGATTCTGTATTAATCCCAACGCTGGATTTGTTCACCAGCTTCAG GAATATGAAGCCATCTATCTAGCAAAATTAACCATCAAAATGATGTCTCCTCTGCAGCTGGGAAGGCCGTTATGTATTCAGTCTGGTGCTACTG GCAGTCTCAAACGGACACTTGATGATGAAGATGAACTTGGAAACATGCAGGTGTCTGCAGCCCATGAGGGATAA
- the styx.S gene encoding serine/threonine/tyrosine-interacting protein B (The RefSeq protein has 1 substitution compared to this genomic sequence): MEDVKLQFPSLPLCKEEAEDWTYPMRREMQEILPGLFLGPYSAAMKSKLSVLQKCGITHVICIRQNIEANFIKPNFQQLFRYLVLDIADNPVENIIRFFLTSKEFIDGCLQTGGKVLIHGNAGISRSAALVIAYIMETFGIKYRDAFTYVQERRFCINPNAGFVHQLQEYEAIYLAKLTIKMMSPLQLGRPLCIQSGSTGSLKRTLDDEDELGNMQVSAAHEG, translated from the exons ATGGAGGACGTGAAGTTACAGTTTCCTTCTCTGCCCCTGTGCAAGGAAGAAGCTGAG gaCTGGACCTATCCAATGAGAAGGGAAATGCAG gaaaTTTTACCTGGCTTATTTTTGGGTCCATATTCAGCAGCAATGAAAAGCAAG CTCTCCGTACTTCAGAAATGTGGCATAACTCATGTCATCTGCATCAGACAAAACATTGAAGCcaattttattaaaccaaacttTCAGCAGTTATTTAG GTACTTAGTGCTGGACATTGCAGATAATCCAGTTGAAAACATAATTCGCTTTTTCCTAACG TCCAAGGAATTTATTGATGGATGTTTACAAACTGGAG GAAAGGTCCTTATCCACGGCAATGCAGGGATCTCTAGAAGCGCTGCCTTAGTAATTGCTTATATTATGGAGACATTTGGAATAAAATACAG GGATGCCTTTACATATGTCCAGGAGAGAAGATTCTGTATTAATCCCAACGCTGGATTTGTTCACCAGCTTCAG GAATATGAAGCCATCTATCTAGCAAAATTAACCATCAAAATGATGTCTCCTCTGCAGCTGGGAAGGCCGTTATGTATTCAGTCTGGTGCTACTG GCAGTCTCAAACGGACACTTGATGATGAAGATGAACTTGGAAACATGCAGGTGTCTGCAGCCCATGAGGGATAA